CCATCTGAAACACAGTAGGAGATATTCACCTGAAATATATGGGGGGAAAAAACCCACGTTAACAACATTTATATAAAGCATGAATTTAAAAGTTctgtttcaaaatataatgattTCTTTCACATATGAAGTAGTAAATGCCAAACTTCCCAAAATCTAAACTGACTGGATATACATTACAAGGCATGAATCACTAAatactttttgcattttctattGCTTAGACTATGTTTGCACATTCAGGGGGTTAAGACACTACTTAATCACCCCAAATTAATATATAAAGTACTTTACAATGTACCTGCACTTACTACCTTTCTGAAGGGATTGCCACCATTTAGTGGAACATTTCCACAAAAGATAGAGATTTCATACGTCCCACTCTTTTCAGGTACAAAAGCGACCTCAAAGTTACTTGCGCTGAACCTTGTGTTCTCGGTAGACTACATCCACAGCTAACAATTATCACTGTCTTCAATGTGGTACACAtagcaaaaaatttaaaaatgaaaacctGAATTTTACCTTATTTTTTGCACCATCAGTTGAAGGAGTAAGTTTGTCAAGTGTTCCAGCAAAAGTACCTGTTATAGCAGTCAAGCTCATCTATCAAAGTGACAACATGATGGTGTATATTGAAGCATAAACTAGATGCTCATTCTCATACCCATTTCGGCTTTCTTTGGACGTATCCTTGGCCGTAACTGTTTTAAACTGGATTCATGCAGAATTTTTACTTGCAGCATATCTAATTCAGCTGGAGAAGGATATAAATAGGCATCTCTCAAGAACACAGAAAAAGTTGAAACTTCTCCAGCAAAAGAGTGATTTAAACCAGTTCCATTGACAACGCTGTTTGTCCCATCACAATAGCCTGCTCAGTTTCAGAAGTTACAAGAATAGGAGTTACAGGTTCAGAGCGGAACATGCTAGCTACTCTTATTTAAACAAGATGAGGTAATATAATGACAAAACTTTTTCCTAGCAGAAACAGAGAAAACACGTCTTTTACATAAATATAAGAGTCCATCTAAACGTAAAGATACTAAATGAAAGTGCTTTTATAACAAGCTTTCCATAGTGCAGGTATGAGatcatatatacacatacatttGATGTCCATAACAAGCAAGCCTCCAAGTCTCTAGTATATTGGGTACGTTGAAGGTATGTGTGGGTGTGTCTGTGCAAAACCAGGGAAGGGGGAGCAAATGTTACGGCAAAATGGCTTTGGAGTCCAACAGCTGACATCATGAAGTAATTTCGAAAAaggttcttgaaatttttagataatcTTAATGACACAAGCATTTTTGTGCCTTCACAGAAAACATAACCTGCCAATTTCCATGTTCTATTTCAAGTTTCCTTTTTACTATTTTAATCCTATCTTGAAAACACCCTTGAATCTCTACAGATTTCCTTCTACTGTTAGTTGCAGTAGTTGACTTCTGCATGTGCAATCTCTGGCAAATTTCCACAGCCATACGTGTAAAAATATCACCAGCTAACAGAAAAATATCAGGCCCCATTCAATCAATTTGGAAAAGTAGATTTCATATCCATGTTTGTATCTATAACATAAGGTACTTAATAAAAGTCAAAGAGTCTAGATCAATACCTACATAGACTTTGAAGTCATATGGCACGTTAGAGATGAGAGTGTTGTGCTTATCAGAGATCATGAGCATGAAGTTCCCAGGCTCAACTAGACTGAAAGAAAATGACTGAATACCCAACCCAACATCTTCGAAAACCAGATCCGACACTGGCATAGATAAGTTTGTCCCCTTCTGCACAACTTCAACATCAAATGCATACGATCCAGGGACAAGATTTCCATAAGAATCATGCTGGTGTATAAAAGCTTCCATCATTGAGAACAGTTGGAAGGCTTTTGTTTCAATACGCCAGCGTACTAAACAATTAGCAACATCTAAAGTTCCTGTACAGAACATTCAGAAAGGGTATAAACTACAGAGAATAAAGCAAAGATCTACACATGATGCAGTACAACTTTGAGACGATATAAAGTAGAATCAGCAGCATTTCATTAGTTCAATTGTCTTAAGGTGTACCATCCAACTGTTATTAAGACAAGTTCAGTACAGCTTGAAGATGCGAAGTTTTTGGTACTTTGTATATTTAGATGAGTGGCTGGGACCCAAGAAAACACAGCAGTGACATGGACTTCCACAAGAACAATGCATTTAAATATGAAGAGCAAGTGCCTCTTGGAGTAATGTGAAAGGCAGAATGCAATGCCATAATCTAGTATTAGAAGAGTTACAGGCCCAAAACGGAAGGAAGAGATTAGACTAGAGAATAACTGCAACACCAGTGAATGATGCATTTGACCAGGCAGGAGATTTAGCTAATTCCATTATTTACTTAATAAAATGATGAAGTTTGAAATAAATAATCGCTACCTCTTTTAACCCCTATTTCACATGCACACTCAATGGGCCTTTAAATCTTAAGTTTCATACCGCCCCCCGCTCATCTgataaaaatcaccaataaactACTGCAGGCAAATATAGCACAGGCAGAGAATCCAAATGATGAATTGTTGAATAAGATGCAGTTGTTGGAGGAGCAGGATGGAAAGGCAGAGGTACGTGTTTGCCTTTTCAGGACTCGCAAACCACATCATAAGTTAATGCTTAGGAAATCACCTGTTTTCGCCTTGAATGGCAATGGGGAGCCAGTCAACGTTTGATTTTTCTCTCGAACATGAAGTAAGAGGTTCCCAGATGAGGCCACAACAAATTCAATACTGAGATATCCTAACTGATTCCATCCCTTGTCGGTAATGTTAAGCACGTCTGCAGCAGAACCATCCAGACTAGTTGCTGACAACCAAAAACTATAGGACTCTGATCTTTTACTGATTGAAGAGACATTATTCCCAAATGCATCTTTAGGGAGTATCAAAATTGTAGCTTTTGTTCCAGCCACAAACTCGTTTACTCCATCCATCCACAAGACAATACCAGCAGCTAAATACATTTTTCCTTCACATTCATAGCAGTATGTAAGCGGTCATCATTATACAAATTCATTGATGATAAAACTGGCAGCGTTAAACTGAAACAACATGTGCCCGCAGAACTGATATTAATTACATTCTTGTACTTAAAAAGTACTAGCATGATTGAGATATAGAAAGTCAGTTTTATCCTGCTATACAAACATTGTTGATTCTCTAGAGCTAGGGCCAACATATCTCACAATACGAGATGATCGTTGAAAGAAAAGTAACAGAAGAGTAAATGTGAGTCATGATTACATTGTACGTATGGTCAAAACGCTGCTAGCCCTCACTGTACAATTGAAAGTTCATCCAGGACAGGACGATTGCACATGTAAGATAGCAACTTGTCAAGAAAAACAAGTTTCCCTACACTGTGATAAACGTCACTAAAAGGAAAACAACTGAACGTTACAAATGAGGACATTCTCACTGCATCCAGTGACTGGATTATCATACAATGAAATAAAAGATGCAAAACAAACCTGGGGTGACTCGGAAATGCAGGGAAGAGTCCAAGATATTGAAATTTTCTTCAGTGATCAGCACATTGAACAATCCAACCATAATAGGGATGAAAGATATCCTCCAGTTGTTAACATCAACATCAAACTGTAAAGAAACCCCAGAAATGTAGGAGCTATTACCCATCTTATCGTTGACTGTGATGTTAGGATTAAAGGGGTACTTGTACTTTCCACTCTCAAAATTTCCTAGAACTTTGACCTTTATAGTTGCTATATCCCCTGCCACAAATGTGTCATTGCCATCAAACCAACTGAAAGCAAAAGTGGGCATTGATGGACTCTCTGCAACAAATACAAAAATGATTCAATAAATAAGTAAAACAAAATCCACCTCCTAGAATTGACGTAGAAATGCCGGCATTACCTGATTTTGTGACTAGAAGACTAAAAGATGGAAACAGAGAGGCGGTGAGGAAGGAAATGATAAGTATGATTTTAGTGTATAAAAGCATTCTTGAGTGTCCACGTACGAGATTACAGTGAATTGCAGAAATTATTTgacttcaaaaaaattttggtgggGAAGAAAGATCTGGTATAGGGCGGGAGAAGTTCAAGTTGATGAATAGCGGTTATGATATCCGTGTGGAAGTCTGGGTTATGGTTGGTTATTGACAGTTACTTGAACTCATTTTCTGTcgcaaatattttttatttattggcaGTGTGGTAAAAGAACACAAAGATCAATTGTattttcagatttttcttgCGATAGCTATTACTAATACAAAGATCATTCTTTCGATAGCATTTTTGTTCAATCATGACTATTAGATGTGTCAAAATGAGTGATCCGGGTGGATTTGAACGGGTCATAACTTGATAATGGGTATAATTAGGTCAACTCACGTATAAACATTTAATATATGGGTACGAGTATATCCAATATCTATTTGTGAGTCGCTTAaaattctatcttttttttttagcatatTGTTTAACAAGAAATAACAACGATATCTTATTGTTATTTGATTGataagaaattcaaatttattttcttaacactcactaaaaattgaatttaaatatataattatctTAAATGAATATAAACGGATGAACCGAATCAACCCATTATCAAACAATTAAATGAGTTTAATTGGGTACCAATTTGAACTCGTTCAAAATTAATGCACAGGTTTGGATAGGTAATTGGTGGACAAGTTTGGACAGATCAACATAATTAAGTTGTAATTAACACATCTAATAAACAGGATCTGAGAACAAGAATGACTAAGGATGATAAACTTTCCAGGGTCCAAGCCATGATAAAGGCAAATATTTTGTAAGAAAGAATATTGAAGTTAACCATGATTCAAGTACTTTTCATATCCTTACAATATATAAGAGGTACTTTTGCCTTACTGTTCAAGGCCAGTTTCATCTGCTCTTCCAAGGCCTTACCCGTCATTTTGCCCTCCATCCGGTGTTGcttatatattttctcctcCTCTTACGCAGGACAATTTTGTGTGTAAGAAGTGGAGATTTTTTACCTTCATATTACGCATTTGCCCTTGGTCTACTTATTATTCCTTTGTTTACCCTCAATAAATTCTTTTTTTATGGTTCTGCGAGTGTTATGAAATTGGGCTTTTTTGTCAATTCCTTTGACAAGATTGTTGGGTTACATCAATAAACAGTAATCTCAGCCTCCAATTTACACTTTCCTCCTTAAAGATGCCTTTCTTGTGGATTATAAGATTTTAGCTTGAGGTCATCATTGGAAAGTAAATTTTATGCCCCCACTTGCATGAATCTGCTGTTGCCAATGCCATATTAAGCACAATGGTATACAGATTAGTCATGCGCATATGTACTGATCTCCGTCAATTTGCTTTGTTCTATTTGCTTTCATCTCCCACTGTTTTGCTTCCTTTGCATTGCCGCTGCTGGTAATCATCCTTTTACTTCCTTctgttttatattttatattatatttcctcatttttgttCCACCAAATCTGGATAATGATCCCGCACATTATTACGCACCTGAACACGATTACGCTCCGTCTGCACAAAACACTAAGCTTAAACTTATAATAAACTTTTACCATCCACTAACAAATTACGTTTGACCAAACTAACTTATAAAACTCAATGCTCAgttcaaaacaaaacaatacTATACACATGTGAACAAAGATTCCaaccatacaaaaaaaaaaaaacaacaacaacaaaaagcTGCAGCTTCACAGACATCTTTTACATAAAATAATTTCTGCAACTCACAATTAGCTACATAAATAAACAACATTTTCCCATGTTTTACTTCAGAAAATTTAACCCAAGTAACTTTCCCATGTTTTACTACCAATCTTTCCACACAAGCATTTTCCTAATACCTAAAACAAAACAGGCCAACCCCCAGGCACCACCCGCGCCTCGCGCGGGAAAAACAACCTAGTTATGAAACAATTGAACGTTTGCACGATCAAGTGTACAAAAGTAAAGATATAGTGAATAATAGATTTGTAGTTTGGTAGACTTTTACTAGAATAGATGTAAAAGATGCATGTAAAATTTTCATGTCGAGTGGCCTGCGCTTTTTCGATTCTAATGTCTCATCGCCTAcatttacatcaaattttgatcACGGGGTTGCAAAATAGTTATGTTTGAAGACTACATGTTAGACATAGGTATcgattaccttttttttttttttgggggtaaaAAAAGAAGACTGTTGCGTTTGATAACCATGTTAGATATAGGCATCGgttacctctttttttttttttttttttttttggtaaaaagaGAAGacttgaataataataataccgCTTCATAGCACATTGCTTTTATCTAAATTCgtataattttatcattttaaacTGATTAGCAATAAAACGTTTCCTGCAACAAACATTCCCTTTAGGACTTTCGGTCTTGCCGCCGACGACCTGCCAACAGGCAGCAGAATTTCCAAATCCAGTACTTCGTCATTTTCACCGCACTTGACTTCTCAGGATTATTACAATTCAACTCAATTCAATATTGATAACAATTTCCATGCAGTGGCAGAAGAAATCTTTTAGCAAGGCATGAAACTCCATCACAGCGCAAAGGGATTTTAAGTGTGCCGTTTTTGTTCTCTCTGTTGCTTGGTTGAGGTGGATGCTAGAAAACAAGAATGggattaaagaaaaaagaaaacattgcCGCATGTTCAGAATTTCTAATTCAACAATAAGGTAACAACAGAAAAGCTAACTGGTTGTCTCCAAAACATGAAGTATGACAAAATTGTCTCGCAAAAATTGCCAGTTCGGCTATAGATAGCACCACCAAAACAAGGAGACACACCCCTTCAAACTCTAAAGCCTCTGCTATTTCTTCTTCCCCTAGCTCTCTCAAATTTCCTACCCGTGGCCCTAACATATGGTTTGGTGTGGCTATGAGGCACACCAGGAGCTGGGCCAAAATGTTTCACGGCCTCGCGTGCATTCTTTGGACCTCTAAGTAAAACCTGCAACAACAAGAACAGTGACTTGTTTGATGTATTCATTTCACTTATCAGAGATTGAACTTTCTCTAAGCAAACTAACTACAGCTCTGTCTGAAAATATTCTCCACAGTGTTGGCAAAGTTAGAACCCCAGTGTTTTAACTAAATTCAAATGGAAAAAGGTATCAAATGGACGCTGACCACTAAGTCACACATCCTGTGTCATAGATATCATCGGCAAATAGCAAATCATGGCCTCGAATAGTTTTCAGAGACAGGCACAACAGACAAAGTGCCTTGTTTGGGGGACAAGCATGCTCCTCAGATGAATCTATCGTATTCTTTGTCCTTAGTTTTGTCAAACTGTTTGGCTTTCCTAAGGACTGGCTACTTGGAAAAAAACCAGACAGGAAACAGAGACATGAAAATGAACCATGGAACAGACTCAACTAGAGGCTTTTGGGAATGTAATTTTAGATGCATACCGTGTTCTGACCAAGAGGTGCCCTCAGGGCCAACTGATCAAAGGTCAAGCACTCTCCTCCAGCCTTCTCAATTCTTGCTCTGGCCCTCTCTGTGAACCTCAAAGCAGCCACCTTCAAAGTTGGCACTTCGTACACTCTAGTATCATCAGTTACTGTTCCAACAAGCACTGCAATTTTGTCCTCCTAGATATAAAACAAGATGAATGCAATTAGCTTGAATAGTTTATATGACATGCTATGCAGTTAAATTAAAACTATTTATATGACATGCAACTTAATTTCTTCTATTCAAAGCACTTTTTGCTTCCCCTATCCCATGCATCTGCACAACTTCACTTGATATTCAAGCTAATTATCAGTGGCAGCAATACTAGTTTTGGGCTATTAAAAGCGATATTAAGTTTTGGGATGTTAAAGAACATCTTAAAGTAATCACTTGTATTAGCTACACAGAacacaaggaaaacaaatcaaggaaaaaaataaaaaaaggctgAACTTTGTAGCAAAACCCATTTTGGATATCACTAACAACTAGCTCAAATGGACATCAATGAGAAGCAGAAGTCGAGGTCAATCAAACGAATCCCCAAGTAAAACTCCAGGAACTAAGCAAAGTACCTTTCCTTCCATGAACTTGACAAGCCTGGAGAGTGACAGAGGAGGCTTATTGGTCTTACTCATGAACAACCTCTTCAGCAGTACAGCATTGAACCTGCTCCCTGTCCTCCTCACCAAAAATCGGTACAACTACAACGAACACGAAGCACTCTATATGAATTCAAATACCTCTATTCCCACCAAACTTGTACATATATTACatcatcaacaaaaaaaaagagaaagaaaggaaaaacgtAATCTTTATGATTATGCGCTTGACTAAAGCTGAATGAAATTCTTCGGAGCAATACTTACTAACCAGCCAAAATTCATGTGTTTGCAAATCTAAGCTAGACAAATGGATTTCATTCACGAACTATCAGCAATCCTTATACTTTATTTCTGATTACAAATATGAATACAAATAAAATTCTTCACAGCAATGGTTTACTTACTTGACAAATTCATGTGCTCATACATAACGTGGTATAAAAACAGATTTTTCTTTAACAAACACACGAATATCAGAcagagatttaaaaaaaaaaaaaccaggcACCTTGACTAGGAGCTTGAGGTAGATGTCATGAGATTTGGGGGCGGTACGCTTAGTCTTCTTAACTTTGCCGCCGGCTTTCAAATCAATACCCTGAAAAATACCAAAATTATACACCACAGAATTGGATATTAGGCTGAAATCTTCGTCCCAGCGCAACTAAGCAGAGGGAGAGAAACGTAGaaattaccatttcttcttTTTCGAAGTCTTGGCGAAGACGAGATTTCTGTAGGAGGCCGCGGGCTTGGCTGCTAATGGAGTACTCGACGGCTGCTCCTCTATAGTTTTGGAGGTTTTCTTATTAGGGTAGAAATGGGATAGGGTATTTGCCTGGGGAATTGGCTCCCGTGACAAGCTGGTGATGCTGTTTATTACAGACCACTTGGATCTCGATCGTAGAAGGGCCAAGTCCGGTCAATAAAGTAATTTGGCTTTTCCTTTTTACTCGAGTATTTGCATTAATTATCACTGTGAAGGGGTTttactaatatttttattttcttcttaatTTCCAAAGAGAAATTAcacattttcctttttatttcagTGTATCGATTTTACGCCTAgcctttttcacttttttttgttttgttttgagcAAATTATCTCAGTGACCACTAAACTTTTGCTATCATCGAGTTTTggtcactcaactattaaaagtcTGGTTTTGACCATCAACCTGTATAAAAGGTAGACTCGAGATCCTTCTGTTAGATTTAGTCGTTAACTTCGCAGAGGTGTCCGTTTGCGCGATTTTCAATACAAAAGGTAGGATCAATTTAGGAAATCGAAAATAGATCTGCTTGTTCTTCTTGTATAAAGCTAATAAAGATTACTTACCCGAGAGAAACTACAAgagaaggaaatggaagaagccGAACTTGGATTAGAGGAAGCAGGACCAAGATCAACGCCACCAAGAGCCGGGCCAGCAAGATCCATGCCACCTACATCGTTGATACCCATTTTGCCTACTTGTGTTTGTGGGATGAAAACAGTAATGATAACTTCATGGACTGCACAAAATTCGGGAAGAAGATTTGCCAAATGCGCATTGGGGGAGGTTTGTAACATCTTTTTAGATACTTAATTTATTATTGTGTAAGAAATATAatgaatttgtttttttttttatggatgGCTGTGGCTATTGGGGTTGGATAGATGATGAAATGTGCGCTCGATCTACAATGATTATACCGGGTCTACTCAGAAAGATCAATGGAATGGAGGAaaaaatggttgaatttgaaaaAGCTGCAAGAAAGTGGGAAGCAAAAGCTGTGAAATTGGAGGGTAAAATGAAGCCACTTCAAACTGAAATTGCCAAGTACAAATCAGCTAATAAGCGACTCATTCGATGCGCAGTGTTGCCTTGGCTAATAGTTGTCTTAGCAATGTTTGTTATGAGAATAGATAATTCTGGTGGCATGCTACAAATTTGTGGCATCGTTGAAAATCGCTGAAGAATAGCTACTCTGTTGTAATGGTAGCATATTGAAAGGGAAAGGGCAAATGGCTTTATAAAGCCCCTTTTGTACCCCTCTGTATAAACATTTTGATGTATAAAAGTTGAATTATTCACATGAATAAATAGTTATTATTTGGTGTCAAAAAAGGTTTGAAACAACACATTTCAGTTCTACTAATTTCATCAATAAATGATAGAGACATAAGAACTAAACAAAAGTGCTGCATTAACATAGAACAATCTGTGTAGATTGAACAAAATAAATTGTTTGTGCATATGGACCATGTTCGTAATAGGTCAGCAtatcaaatccaaaacaaacttCATACAAAAAGACAAAATGTAGTTGAATTATGTCCCAATCTAGCTATAGCTTTacttcctcttcaatttgatCCTCTTTTGACTCTTGGTTGTCCTCTGGTAGTTGTTGCTGAAGTTCCTCCTCTTCTAGTACCAGCTCTACTCCATTTTCCTCTCCAATTTTCAACAGTGAAAGGGGGttctttacttaaatatgcatAATTGGCATTGATCTGCCCCTTTTCTGAATCTGTTAACTTTCGTTTTCCTGCTTTCCTTTGTTGATGAGCCCCTTGGCTCTGAGACTGTTATTGGTTTAGTACAACTTCTTCCTGCTGTCGATGCTGTGCATGTTCACTTTCCTCAACAGCAGATTGTGATTGCTGTTGTTGTTAGTTCTGCTGATATTCTTGATCCTGCTGCTGTTGCTGATCCTGATGTTGATTCTGTTGCTGGTGTTGTTGATTTTGCTGCTGCTGATATTGATCCTGCTGCTGGTGTTGCTGGTTCTGCTGTTGGGTCTGCTGCTGCCTTTTGGTGCTGCTGTTGGGCCTGATGATGCTGACTCTGATGCTGGTGTTGGGTCTGATGATGCTGCCTCTAGTGCTGGTGTTGGGTCTGATGTTGTCTCTGGTGCTGCTGTTGGGTCTGCTGATGCTGCCTCTGGTGCTGCTGTTGGGTCTGTTCATGCTGACTCTGGTGCTGGTGTTGGTTCTGCTGTTGGGTCTGCTGCATATTTTTAGAACCACGCTGCTGCTGTTGGTTCTGCTCCTGCTCCTCGCTATCCTGATTCTGCTGTTGTTGATTGTCTTGTTGCTGCACCTTGCAACCAGCTGCATTATGGCCGACAACACCACATTTTCTGCAATGGATGACTATTCTTCTCCGCAACCTGTTTCCAGTCTTTTGAGTTTCAGTAGGATCTCTTCTCCTGGCCTTCTTAGGTCTGCCAGGTTGCACTATCCTTTCTGGTGGATCAAGATCCACCCCATCAGCTTCAGGCCACATTACTTGTCCATTGATAGGATAcaaaatatttttgtaaatttttagAAACAGATCTCTGTTGTAGCAGTCATACACCTCTTTATAGGGGTCGCCATTATTTCTGTGAATTGCTGCAATAGCATGACAGCAAGGAATACCTGATAGATCCCACAGTTTGCATGTGCaggattttttctttaaataaaCAGCAAACTGGGCCCCCCTTGGTCCCCTAACCTGGTATCCATCCACAGCATTCCAAATGGTCCTCCATTGTCTTGATTCTA
This region of Coffea arabica cultivar ET-39 chromosome 3c, Coffea Arabica ET-39 HiFi, whole genome shotgun sequence genomic DNA includes:
- the LOC113738087 gene encoding large ribosomal subunit protein eL18y isoform X1; this encodes MGIDLKAGGKVKKTKRTAPKSHDIYLKLLVKLYRFLVRRTGSRFNAVLLKRLFMSKTNKPPLSLSRLVKFMEGKEDKIAVLVGTVTDDTRVYEVPTLKVAALRFTERARARIEKAGGECLTFDQLALRAPLGQNTVLLRGPKNAREAVKHFGPAPGVPHSHTKPYVRATGRKFERARGRRNSRGFRV
- the LOC113738087 gene encoding large ribosomal subunit protein eL18y isoform X2 — its product is MGIDLKAGGKVKKTKRTAPKSHDIYLKLLVKLYRFLVRRTGSRFNAVLLKRLFMSKTNKPPLSLSRLVKFMEGKEDKIAVLVGTVTDDTRVYEVPTLKVAALRFTERARARIEKAGGECLTFDQLALRAPLGQNTHPPQPSNRENKNGTLKIPLRCDGVSCLAKRFLLPLHGNCYQY